Part of the Tetragenococcus koreensis genome, TATGTTTGAATTAGCAACGAAAAAGACTTTAGAGTTAGGCTTTGCCCAAGAAGGAGATTTGATTCTTATTACAGCAGGGGTGCCGGTAGGAGAACGCGGTACAACCAATGTTATGAAGATCCAAATGATTGGTTCAAAACTAATCGAAGCTCAAGGTGTGGGTGGCCATTCAGTAGTAGCTAATACAGTAGTAGCGAAAACAGCTGAAGAAGCTGTTGCTAAAGCAAAAGACGGTATGGTTTTAGTTGTTCCATCAACAGATAAAGAATATATGCCAGCAATTGAAAAGGCCGCTGCGTTAGTAGTAGAAGAAGGCGGATTGACTTCTCATGCGGCAGTTGTTGGTGTTGCTCAAGACTTGCCAGTTATTGTAGGCGCACAAGATGCCCTAAATGTTATTAAAGAAGGCGAATTAGTTACAATCGATCCTCGACGCGGGATTGTTTATCGCGGAGAAACGATGGCTATCTAATTTTCATTAAAAAGGGTGACAAGAAAATTCCGTTGACAAAGGTAGTTTCCGTCTGTATAATAGCTTTTGTTGCTTAGGGGTGAAACAAATGAAATGGTCTTTAGCAGAATTAAGAAAATACCAAGAAACACCGCTGCAGTTTAATGAGACACTTAACCTTAAAAACGAATTAATGAATCGAGACAAACAAATTTTAGATCTCACGCCTGTGGGTGTCGAAGGTTTGGTTGTGGTAGAAGAGAATGACTATATTTTACACTATACGGTTGCAACAACTATCACTTTACCATCGTCTCGTTCACTTGAACCTGTAGTATTACCGATGAATTTCTCAGTAGATGAAGTGTTTATGACACCAGAGCAATATGAACAGTTAGACGAATCAGTTCAAGCTGAAGAAATTTTGCTACTAGAAAAGCAACAGCTGGATTTAAGTGATTCAGTTGCTGATAATATTTTACTTGAAATTCCTGTACAAGTGCTCACTGAAGAAGAAAAACAATCCGGTACGATGCCTTCTGGTGAAGACTGGGCTGTAATTTCAGAAGATGAGTACAATAAACAAAAAGAAGCGGAAAAAGAGGAAGCAATTGATCCTCGCCTGGCAGATTTATCCTTAATTTTAGAAGATTTAAAAGAGGATGAAACGTAAGATTACTTTAAGTAAACCCTGAATAGGCAGAAATCACTACAAGGAGGTGCAGTAAATGGCAGTACCAGCTAGAAAAACTTCAAAATCAAAAAAAGCAAAACGCCGTACACATCATAAAATAATGACAAACGGGTTAAATGAATGCCCAAATTGTGGTGAAATGAAAAAAAGCCACCACGTATGTGCAAATTGTGGCTACTATGATGGTAAAGATGTTACCGCAAAAGAAGAAGCATAGTGTATTTTAAATACAAGATGAAAATAAACCTTAGGCTGAACTAAAGTCTAAGGTTTTTTCTTATTTATTGAGTATTTTCAAATTTGGGTGCTCTCTTAGTTTGTAAAGAGATAAGTTATTTTTTTTGATGGTATATAACTTTTTTGCGTTCAATTACAAACATGTGTTAAACCCGCCTTATGAAATATCAAACGTGAAAACAATGAAAAATCTACAGTTTTCTTTGAATGAAATTATTTTTACGCTATAATGGTATTGATTTATCAATTTTAGTAATTTTTAGGAGGACTATAAATGACAAAACAACAAGTTGGCGTTGTCGGTATGGCCGTGATGGGGAAAAACTTGGCCTTAAATATTGAAAGCCGCGGATATTCCGTCGCGCTATATAATCGTACTGGCTCTAAAACAGAAGATGTGATTCAAGAACATCCAGATAAAAATTTAAAGGGTACGTATAGCGTGGAAGAATTTGTTCAGGCGATCGAAAAGCCTCGTCGCATCCTCTTAATGGTCAAAGCTGGTAAAGGTACTGACGCGACAATTCAAGCGCTTCTGCCTCACCTAGACCAAGGCGATGTATTAATCGATGGTGGGAATACATTTTTTGAAAATACCATGCGCAGAAATGCTGAATTGGCCGATTCAGGGATTAATTTCATCGGTACCGGCGTTTCTGGCGGCGAAGAAGGCGCACTAAAGGGTCCTTCGATTATGCCAGGTGGACAAAAAGAAGCGTATGATTTAGTGGCACCAATCCTAGAAAGGATTGCTGCCAAAGCTGACGATGGGACGCCTTGCGTGACGTATATTGGCCCGAATGGCGCTGGCCACTATGTGAAAATGGTCCATAACGGTATTGAGTATGGTGACATGCAATTAATCGCTGAATCCTATGATTTAATGAAAAATGTGCTAGGTTTATCGGTTGAAGAAATGGCTGATATTTTTGCAGAGTGGAATCAAGGTGAATTGGATAGCTACTTGATTGATATTACTGCAGAAGTTTTAACACGTAAAGATGATGAAGGCACAGGGAAACCTATTGTGGATGTGATCTTAGATGCAGCAGGCAATAAAGGTACCGGAAAATGGACTAGTCAAAGCTCATTGGATTTAGGTGTGCCGTTGCCATTGATTACTGAATCTGTTTTTGCTCGTTATATTTCAGCTTACAAAGAAGAACGTGTGCAAGCGAGCCAAGTGTTAAAGAAAACGCCAGAATATTCTTATACAGGCGATAAAAAAGATTTGATTGAAAAAATTCGCCAAGCCCTATATTTCAGTAAAATTATGAGTTATGCGCAAGGATTCGCACAACTTCGGGCAGCTTCTAAAGAGTATGAATGGGATCTGCCATTTGGTGAAATCGCGAAAATTTGGCGCGCTGGCTGTATTATTCGTGCACAATTTCTACAAAAAATCACAGATGCTTATGATAAGAACCCGACAATTGATAATCTGCTATTAGATGATTATTTCAAAGATATTGCGGAAAAATATCAACAATCTGTACGAGACGTTATTGCTGTAGCTGTGCAAGCAGGAGTTCCTGTGCCAGCCCTTTCCTCAGCGATTGCTTATTTTGATTCTTATCGGGCAGAAAAATTACCTGCTAATCTGATTCAAGCTCAACGCGATTACTTTGGTGCTCATACGTATGAACGAGTAGACAAAGAAGGAATCTTCCACTACTCTTGGTATGATGAACAATAAGAAAAATGACGATTAACAAAGAAAGAGATGAGTCCATTCTAATTTTTTTGGACGAATCTCTTTTTTATTTTGTAAGTACGTGATAAACTCTGTATAGTGTTTTATTGGTAATACAATAAATGGAAACGAAAAAAGGAGAATAAAATTTAATGAGCGGCATTCTAATAATTGAAGACGAGAAAAATTTAGCTCGATTTGTAGAATTAGAATTAAAGCATGAAGGCTATGATACCGAGGTCCATTATAATGGACGAACTGGCTTAGATGCGGCATTAAATAGTGATTGGGACGCAATTTTGTTAGATTTGATGTTACCAGAGTTAAATGGTTTAGAGATATGTCGCAGGGTTCGTCAAATTAAAAATACGCCAATTATTATGATGACCGCTCGCGATTCGGTGATTGATCGTGTTTCTGGGTTGGATCATGGCGCTGATGATTATATTGTCAAACCATTTGCAATTGAAGAACTTTTGGCACGTTTGCGCGCATTGTTACGACGCGTTGATATTGAAGGAGATAAAAATTCAGGCAAACAAACGACGCTTAATTATCGTGACTTAGTGATAGAAAAAGAAAACCGAGTAGTAAGACGCGGTTCAGAAGTCATTGAACTAACCAAACGTGAGTATGAACTTTTACTAACTTTAATGGAAAATGTAAATGTGGTCTTAGCAAGAGATGTTTTACTAAAAAAAGTTTGGGGATATCAAACAGAAATTGAAACCAACGTTGTTGATGTTTATATTCGTTATTTGCGTAATAAAATAGACATCCCAGGAGAAGAAAGTTATATACAAACAGTACGTGGTACGGGATACGTGATGCGATCGTGAAAAGAAAAAATACAGAAAGAAAAGAACTTAGAAAACCCACTTTAACAATGAAATGGGCTTTTGCGAGTTCTTTCTTTATATTTATCGTTATTACTGTTTTTGCCGTTATTACATATAAAACAGCAGTAAATCTTATGATAGAAAGAGAGCAACAGGATGCAGAACAGACAACTTATGAAGCTGTTTCGCACTTAGCTGATGCTAACCAACAACTAGACAAAGAAACTTCCTATAAAAATTTGGTTGAATTTCCTGATATAAATCAAGATCTAACAGAAGAAAATGAAGATAGCGCTACTGTTGTTTCTGAATTAGGTCAGCCCAATTTAAGTTTGTATGTTTATGATTTACAAGAAAATTTAGTTTTTAGAACGGGTGAACAAGAGTTAGCTTTACGCTCACAAGAAGCAAAGGAACCTACAATTATAACAAATGAAGAAAAGCCAGGATTTCTGCTTATTCAACCTGTTTATTCAAAAGAGACAAGAGAAAAAATTGGTTATGCCCAGGCTTTTTATGAGCTATCTTCATTTTATAACATTCGAAACCGTCTGCTGATGACTTTGATTGTGTTAGAAGTTTTGTTTTTGCTTGTAAGTAGTGCTCTGGGCTATTTATTGTCCGCTCATTTATTGAAGCCTTTAAAAACATTGCGCAATACCATGGAAAGTATACAAAAAGATCCGCAATCGACTATTCACGCACCTGAACCAAAGAGTCAGGATGAACTGGCCGATTTATCTGATATCTTTAACAACATGTTGGATCGGATGCGTTCTTATACTGAACAACAAGAACAATTTGTTGAAGATGTATCACATGAACTGCGTACACCCGTAGCTGTTATAGAAGGACATTTAAATATGTTGAAACGTTGGGGCAAAGATGACCCAGAAATTTTAGAAGAATCTATTGATGCAAGTGTACAAGAAATTAGTCGAATGAAAACGCTGGTCCAAGAGATGTTGGATCTTTCACGTGCTGAACAAGTTGACATTTATTATAAAAATGAAACAGCACCAGCCAGAGAGATTGTTTACCAAGTGTTTAATAACTTTAAAATGTTGTATCCTGAATTTAGATTTACCATCGATGATGATTTACAGGAAGAAAAGACGGTGCAAATTTACCGCGATCATTTCGAACAAATTTTAATTATTATTATGGATAATGCGATAAAGTATTCTACTGAGCGCAAGGAAGTACACCTTTCTATTTCTAGCAATCAACAAGAACTTGAGTTAGCGATTCAAGACTTTGGCGAAGGCATCACTCAAGAAAATATCAATAAGATTTTTCATCGTTTCTATCGGGTAGACAAAGCTAGAGCTCGGACTAAAGGCGGTAATGGCTTAGGCTTGTCGATTGTAAAGA contains:
- a CDS encoding response regulator transcription factor, producing MSGILIIEDEKNLARFVELELKHEGYDTEVHYNGRTGLDAALNSDWDAILLDLMLPELNGLEICRRVRQIKNTPIIMMTARDSVIDRVSGLDHGADDYIVKPFAIEELLARLRALLRRVDIEGDKNSGKQTTLNYRDLVIEKENRVVRRGSEVIELTKREYELLLTLMENVNVVLARDVLLKKVWGYQTEIETNVVDVYIRYLRNKIDIPGEESYIQTVRGTGYVMRS
- a CDS encoding HAMP domain-containing sensor histidine kinase — translated: MVKRKNTERKELRKPTLTMKWAFASSFFIFIVITVFAVITYKTAVNLMIEREQQDAEQTTYEAVSHLADANQQLDKETSYKNLVEFPDINQDLTEENEDSATVVSELGQPNLSLYVYDLQENLVFRTGEQELALRSQEAKEPTIITNEEKPGFLLIQPVYSKETREKIGYAQAFYELSSFYNIRNRLLMTLIVLEVLFLLVSSALGYLLSAHLLKPLKTLRNTMESIQKDPQSTIHAPEPKSQDELADLSDIFNNMLDRMRSYTEQQEQFVEDVSHELRTPVAVIEGHLNMLKRWGKDDPEILEESIDASVQEISRMKTLVQEMLDLSRAEQVDIYYKNETAPAREIVYQVFNNFKMLYPEFRFTIDDDLQEEKTVQIYRDHFEQILIIIMDNAIKYSTERKEVHLSISSNQQELELAIQDFGEGITQENINKIFHRFYRVDKARARTKGGNGLGLSIVKKLLDSYKGQIMAESSLGQGTIFRVSLPLVQDDISQK
- the gndA gene encoding NADP-dependent phosphogluconate dehydrogenase, yielding MTKQQVGVVGMAVMGKNLALNIESRGYSVALYNRTGSKTEDVIQEHPDKNLKGTYSVEEFVQAIEKPRRILLMVKAGKGTDATIQALLPHLDQGDVLIDGGNTFFENTMRRNAELADSGINFIGTGVSGGEEGALKGPSIMPGGQKEAYDLVAPILERIAAKADDGTPCVTYIGPNGAGHYVKMVHNGIEYGDMQLIAESYDLMKNVLGLSVEEMADIFAEWNQGELDSYLIDITAEVLTRKDDEGTGKPIVDVILDAAGNKGTGKWTSQSSLDLGVPLPLITESVFARYISAYKEERVQASQVLKKTPEYSYTGDKKDLIEKIRQALYFSKIMSYAQGFAQLRAASKEYEWDLPFGEIAKIWRAGCIIRAQFLQKITDAYDKNPTIDNLLLDDYFKDIAEKYQQSVRDVIAVAVQAGVPVPALSSAIAYFDSYRAEKLPANLIQAQRDYFGAHTYERVDKEGIFHYSWYDEQ
- the rpmF gene encoding 50S ribosomal protein L32, which codes for MAVPARKTSKSKKAKRRTHHKIMTNGLNECPNCGEMKKSHHVCANCGYYDGKDVTAKEEA
- a CDS encoding DUF177 domain-containing protein; translated protein: MKWSLAELRKYQETPLQFNETLNLKNELMNRDKQILDLTPVGVEGLVVVEENDYILHYTVATTITLPSSRSLEPVVLPMNFSVDEVFMTPEQYEQLDESVQAEEILLLEKQQLDLSDSVADNILLEIPVQVLTEEEKQSGTMPSGEDWAVISEDEYNKQKEAEKEEAIDPRLADLSLILEDLKEDET